Proteins from one Mycobacterium sp. SMC-2 genomic window:
- the pdxH gene encoding pyridoxamine 5'-phosphate oxidase has product MVGPDSERLQRMRVEYGSVEKDGSPDLDADWLDDGWVALLRKWIADAERSGVAEPNAMVLATVADGRPASRSVLCKSVDECGITFFTNYDSAKGADLVATPYASATFPWYQLGRQVHLRGPVSKVTAEETADYWSKRPRGSQLGAWASRQSRPIASRAALLDQLAEVTARFAGQEEIPVPPGWGGYLLAPESVEFWQGRENRLHNRIRVTGAHVERLQP; this is encoded by the coding sequence ATGGTAGGACCAGACTCCGAGCGCCTGCAAAGGATGCGCGTGGAATACGGATCGGTGGAAAAGGACGGCAGCCCCGATCTGGACGCGGATTGGCTGGACGACGGGTGGGTTGCCTTGTTGCGCAAATGGATCGCCGACGCCGAGCGGTCCGGCGTCGCCGAGCCGAACGCCATGGTGCTGGCCACCGTTGCCGACGGCAGGCCGGCGAGCCGCTCGGTCTTGTGCAAGAGCGTGGACGAGTGCGGGATCACATTTTTCACCAACTATGACTCGGCCAAGGGTGCCGATCTCGTGGCGACGCCGTACGCATCGGCGACATTTCCCTGGTACCAGCTGGGCCGGCAGGTCCACCTGCGCGGCCCGGTGAGCAAGGTCACCGCCGAGGAGACCGCGGACTACTGGTCCAAGCGGCCGCGCGGCTCGCAACTGGGCGCGTGGGCATCGCGTCAGTCCCGTCCGATCGCGTCGCGCGCGGCGCTGCTCGACCAGCTCGCAGAGGTGACCGCCCGCTTCGCCGGGCAGGAAGAGATTCCGGTGCCGCCGGGCTGGGGTGGCTATCTGCTCGCCCCCGAGTCGGTTGAATTCTGGCAGGGGCGGGAGAACCGGCTGCATAACCGGATCCGGGTCACCGGCGCTCACGTGGAGCGCCTCCAGCCCTAA
- a CDS encoding citrate synthase 2 — protein MTVVPENFVPGLEGVVAFTTEIAEPDKDGGALRYRGVDIQDLVDQQVTFGDVWALLVDGKFGHGLPPAEPFPLPIHTGDVRVDVQAGLAMLAPIWGYRPLLDTDDDTARDQLARASVMALSYVAQSARGIYQPAVPQRVIDECSTVTARFMTRWQGEPDPRHVEAIDAYWVSAAEHGMNASTFTARVIASTGADVAAALSGAIGAMSGPLHGGAPARVLPMIEEVERTGDARGLVKKILDSGDKLMGFGHRVYRAEDPRARVLRATAERLGAPRHEVAVALEQAALAELRERRPDRAIETNVEFWAAVILDFAQVPANMMPAMFTCGRTAGWCAHILEQKRLAKLVRPSAIYVGPGPRSPQSVQGWDRVFTHA, from the coding sequence ATGACTGTGGTCCCCGAAAACTTTGTCCCCGGCCTCGAAGGCGTCGTCGCCTTCACTACCGAGATCGCCGAACCGGATAAAGACGGCGGAGCGCTGCGCTACCGCGGCGTCGACATCCAAGACCTGGTGGATCAGCAGGTCACGTTCGGCGACGTGTGGGCCCTGCTAGTCGACGGCAAGTTCGGCCACGGACTGCCGCCCGCCGAGCCGTTCCCGCTGCCGATCCACACCGGCGACGTGCGCGTCGACGTGCAGGCGGGCCTGGCGATGCTGGCCCCGATCTGGGGGTATCGACCCCTGCTCGATACCGACGACGACACCGCCCGCGACCAGCTGGCCCGGGCGTCGGTGATGGCGCTCTCCTACGTCGCGCAGTCCGCGCGCGGCATCTATCAGCCCGCGGTTCCGCAGCGGGTCATCGACGAATGCTCAACGGTCACAGCCCGTTTCATGACGCGTTGGCAGGGTGAGCCGGACCCACGGCATGTCGAGGCGATTGACGCCTATTGGGTGTCGGCCGCCGAACACGGCATGAACGCATCGACGTTCACCGCGCGGGTGATCGCCTCGACCGGGGCCGACGTGGCGGCGGCATTGTCCGGCGCGATCGGCGCGATGAGCGGGCCGCTGCACGGCGGAGCGCCGGCGCGGGTGCTGCCGATGATCGAAGAGGTCGAGCGCACCGGCGACGCCCGCGGGCTGGTCAAGAAGATCCTCGACAGCGGCGACAAGCTGATGGGCTTCGGGCACCGGGTCTACCGCGCGGAGGACCCGCGGGCACGGGTGCTGCGCGCGACCGCCGAGCGGTTGGGTGCGCCCCGCCACGAGGTTGCGGTCGCGCTGGAGCAGGCCGCCCTGGCCGAGCTGCGGGAGCGCCGCCCGGACCGGGCGATCGAGACCAACGTCGAGTTCTGGGCGGCGGTGATCTTGGACTTTGCCCAGGTGCCGGCCAACATGATGCCGGCGATGTTCACCTGCGGGCGCACCGCGGGCTGGTGCGCGCACATCCTCGAGCAGAAGCGGCTCGCCAAGCTGGTGCGCCCGTCGGCCATCTATGTGGGACCCGGGCCGCGCAGCCCGCAATCCGTCCAAGGTTGGGACCGCGTCTTCACCCACGCCTGA
- a CDS encoding VOC family protein — MALNIEPALSPHLVVDDAAAAIDFYVKAFGAEELGRVPRPDGKLVHAAVRINGFLVMLNDDFPEMCGGKSMTPKSLGGTPVTIHLTVTDVDAKFQRALDAGATVVTALDDQFWGDRYGVVADPFGHHWSLGQPVREVGHEEIQAAMSAM; from the coding sequence ATGGCGCTCAACATCGAACCCGCACTGTCCCCGCACCTGGTGGTGGACGACGCCGCCGCCGCGATTGACTTCTACGTCAAGGCTTTCGGCGCCGAGGAGCTGGGGCGTGTGCCTCGTCCAGACGGAAAGCTCGTCCACGCCGCGGTGCGCATCAACGGCTTTCTGGTCATGCTCAACGACGACTTCCCCGAGATGTGTGGCGGCAAGTCGATGACGCCCAAGTCGTTGGGCGGCACCCCGGTCACCATCCACCTGACGGTCACCGACGTCGACGCCAAGTTCCAGCGGGCGCTGGACGCGGGCGCCACCGTGGTCACTGCGCTGGACGATCAGTTCTGGGGCGACCGCTACGGCGTGGTCGCCGACCCGTTCGGCCACCACTGGTCGTTGGGGCAGCCGGTCCGCGAGGTCGGCCACGAGGAGATCCAGGCGGCGATGTCTGCCATGTAG
- a CDS encoding FAD-dependent oxidoreductase, whose product MPHVITQSCCNDGSCVFACPVNCIHPTPDEPGFATSEMLYIDPVACVDCGACVSACPVGAIAPDTRLDIKQLPFVEINASFYPDRPEGKKLPPTSKLAPVIPAAQVRARRRPLTVAIVGSGPAAMYAADELLTQHGVRVNVFEKLPTPYGLVRAGVAPDHQNTKRVTRLFDRVAGDRRFRFYLNVEVGRHVSHADLLAHHHAVLYAVGAPDDRRLRIEGMGLPGTGTATELVAWINGHPDFAELPVDLGHERVVIVGNGNVALDVARVLTADPNDLARTDISDGALAALRASAVREVVVAARRGPAQSAFTLPELIGLTGSSEVVLSAADHQLVAADLATVTDPLAKRKLEILASLGDDSAQKNVRPRVRLTYRLTPNRVLGDGRATGVEFAVTGTDELHRLDAGLVLTSIGYRGKPIRDLPFDESAAVVPNDGGRVVDPDSGAPVNGAYVAGWIKRGPSGFIGTNKSCSLQTVQALVADFNAGRLSDPVASPGALAKLVRARQPDAVDARGWRAIDAAEIARGSGDGRPRNKFTRVADMLAAAATAEPAPPPRRGLLDRLLG is encoded by the coding sequence ATGCCGCACGTTATTACCCAGTCGTGCTGCAACGACGGGTCCTGTGTTTTCGCGTGCCCGGTGAACTGCATTCACCCCACGCCCGATGAGCCGGGCTTCGCCACATCGGAGATGCTCTACATCGATCCGGTGGCGTGCGTGGACTGCGGCGCGTGCGTGAGCGCCTGTCCCGTCGGCGCGATCGCTCCGGACACCCGGCTGGACATCAAGCAGCTGCCGTTCGTCGAGATCAACGCATCCTTCTACCCGGACCGGCCCGAGGGGAAGAAATTACCCCCGACGTCCAAGCTGGCCCCGGTGATCCCGGCCGCCCAGGTGCGTGCCCGGCGCCGGCCGCTGACCGTGGCCATCGTCGGCTCCGGGCCAGCGGCGATGTATGCCGCCGACGAACTGCTCACGCAGCATGGCGTGCGGGTCAACGTCTTTGAGAAGCTGCCCACGCCCTACGGGTTGGTGCGCGCCGGCGTGGCGCCCGATCACCAGAACACCAAAAGGGTCACCCGGTTGTTCGACCGAGTCGCCGGTGATCGCCGCTTCCGGTTCTACCTCAACGTCGAGGTCGGCCGGCACGTGAGTCACGCCGATCTGCTGGCTCACCATCACGCGGTGTTGTACGCCGTCGGCGCCCCCGACGACCGTCGCCTAAGGATCGAGGGCATGGGCCTACCGGGCACCGGAACCGCCACCGAACTGGTCGCGTGGATCAACGGGCACCCCGACTTCGCCGAGCTGCCAGTCGATCTCGGCCACGAGCGGGTGGTGATCGTCGGCAACGGGAACGTCGCCCTGGACGTGGCCCGGGTGCTCACGGCCGACCCGAACGACCTGGCCCGTACCGACATCTCCGATGGCGCACTGGCCGCGCTTCGCGCCTCCGCGGTCCGCGAAGTGGTGGTCGCCGCCCGGCGCGGCCCCGCCCAGTCTGCGTTCACCCTGCCCGAACTGATCGGACTCACCGGCTCGTCCGAGGTCGTGCTCAGCGCGGCCGACCACCAACTGGTGGCGGCCGACCTCGCGACCGTCACCGATCCCTTGGCGAAGCGCAAGCTGGAAATCCTGGCCAGCCTCGGCGACGACTCGGCGCAAAAAAACGTGCGTCCGCGAGTCAGGCTGACCTATCGGCTCACGCCGAACCGCGTCCTGGGGGACGGGCGCGCCACCGGCGTGGAGTTCGCGGTCACCGGCACCGACGAGTTGCACCGACTGGACGCGGGCCTGGTGCTGACGTCAATTGGCTATCGCGGCAAGCCGATTCGCGATCTGCCATTCGACGAGTCGGCGGCCGTCGTGCCCAACGACGGTGGCCGTGTGGTGGACCCCGACTCCGGGGCGCCGGTTAACGGAGCGTATGTCGCGGGCTGGATCAAACGCGGTCCGAGCGGGTTCATCGGCACGAACAAGTCGTGTTCCTTGCAGACCGTGCAGGCCCTGGTGGCCGATTTCAACGCCGGCAGGCTCAGCGACCCGGTGGCCTCACCGGGGGCGCTGGCCAAGCTGGTGCGGGCCCGGCAGCCCGACGCCGTCGATGCCCGCGGCTGGCGGGCGATCGACGCCGCCGAGATCGCCCGTGGCAGCGGCGACGGTCGGCCGCGGAACAAGTTCACCCGCGTCGCCGACATGCTCGCCGCCGCTGCCACCGCCGAGCCGGCGCCACCGCCGCGACGCGGGCTGCTGGACCGGCTGCTTGGCTGA
- a CDS encoding diiron oxygenase, with amino-acid sequence MARTRLVRRWRRNMEVRDDAEYVNTLATLSEGSVRRNFNPYTDIDWDSPEFAVTENDPRWILPTTDPLGRHPWYQAQPEERKIKIGMWRQANVAKVGLHFESILIRGLMNYTFWVPNGSPEYRYCLHESVEECNHTMMFQEMVNRVGADVPGMPRMLKWLSPLVPLVAGPLPVAFFIGVLAGEEPIDHTQKNVLREGKSLHPIMERVMAIHVAEEARHISFAHEFLRRRVPQLTRRQRFWTALYLPLTMKVLCRAIVVPPKAFWQEFDIPREVKKELFFRSPESRKWLSDMFGDVRMLAHDTGLMETRSARLMWRLCKIDGKPSRYRSEPQRQHLATAPAA; translated from the coding sequence ATGGCCAGGACACGACTGGTTCGGCGTTGGCGCCGCAACATGGAGGTGCGCGACGACGCCGAGTACGTCAACACGCTCGCCACGCTGTCCGAGGGGTCGGTGCGTCGAAACTTCAACCCGTACACCGACATCGATTGGGACTCACCCGAATTCGCCGTCACGGAGAATGACCCTCGGTGGATCCTGCCGACGACCGACCCGTTGGGGCGCCATCCCTGGTACCAGGCGCAGCCCGAAGAGCGCAAGATCAAGATCGGCATGTGGCGCCAGGCCAACGTCGCCAAGGTCGGGCTGCACTTCGAGTCGATCCTCATTCGCGGCCTGATGAACTACACGTTCTGGGTGCCGAACGGGTCCCCGGAATATCGGTACTGCCTGCACGAGTCGGTCGAAGAGTGCAATCACACGATGATGTTCCAGGAGATGGTCAACCGCGTCGGTGCCGACGTCCCGGGCATGCCCAGGATGCTCAAGTGGCTCTCGCCGCTGGTGCCGCTGGTAGCCGGCCCGCTGCCGGTGGCGTTCTTCATCGGGGTGCTCGCCGGCGAGGAGCCGATCGATCACACGCAGAAAAACGTTCTGCGCGAAGGTAAGTCGCTGCACCCGATCATGGAGCGGGTGATGGCCATTCACGTCGCCGAGGAAGCGCGGCACATCTCCTTCGCTCACGAGTTCTTGCGCAGGCGGGTGCCGCAATTGACGCGCCGTCAGCGATTCTGGACGGCGCTGTACCTGCCCCTGACGATGAAGGTTTTGTGCCGGGCGATCGTGGTGCCGCCCAAGGCGTTCTGGCAGGAGTTCGATATCCCGCGCGAGGTGAAAAAGGAGCTCTTCTTCCGGTCGCCGGAATCGCGAAAGTGGCTCAGCGACATGTTCGGTGACGTACGGATGCTCGCCCACGACACCGGGCTGATGGAGACGCGGTCCGCGCGGCTCATGTGGCGGCTCTGCAAGATCGACGGCAAGCCGTCGCGCTACCGTAGCGAGCCGCAGCGCCAGCACCTGGCCACCGCCCCGGCCGCATAG
- the serC gene encoding phosphoserine transaminase, whose product MADQLEVPSDIKPRDGRFGCGPSKVRPEQLQALTTTAAPLFGTSHRQAPVKNLVGRVRSGLAELFSVPDGYEVILGNGGATAFWDAAAFGLIDKRSLHLSFGEFSSKFASAVAKNPFIGDPIVIKADAGSAPEPQSDPSVDVIAWAHNETSTGVAVPIRRPADSGDALVVIDATSGAGGLPVEITQTDAYYFSPQKNFASDGGLWLAIMSPAALARVESIAGSGRWVPDFLSLPIAVDNSLKNQTYNTPAIGTLALMAEQVDWMLGNGGLEWAVKRTADSSRRLYSWAEERSYTTPFVADPGLRSQVVGTVDFADEVDAAAVAKVLRANGIVDVEPYRKLGRNQLRVGMFPAVDPDDVSALTQCVDWVVERL is encoded by the coding sequence ATGGCTGATCAGCTCGAGGTCCCCTCTGACATCAAACCCCGCGACGGCCGCTTCGGATGCGGCCCTTCCAAGGTCCGGCCCGAACAGTTGCAGGCGCTGACGACCACCGCGGCACCGCTGTTCGGCACGTCGCACCGGCAGGCGCCCGTCAAGAACCTGGTGGGCCGGGTCCGGTCGGGGCTGGCCGAGCTGTTCTCCGTGCCAGACGGTTACGAGGTCATCCTGGGCAACGGCGGCGCGACGGCGTTCTGGGACGCGGCGGCGTTCGGGTTGATCGACAAGCGCTCGCTGCACCTGTCCTTCGGTGAGTTCAGCTCGAAATTCGCCTCGGCGGTCGCCAAGAACCCGTTCATCGGCGATCCCATCGTCATCAAGGCGGATGCCGGCAGCGCGCCCGAGCCGCAGAGCGACCCCTCGGTCGACGTGATCGCCTGGGCGCACAACGAGACGTCGACCGGGGTGGCGGTGCCCATCCGCCGTCCCGCCGACTCCGGCGACGCCCTGGTCGTCATCGACGCGACCTCCGGCGCCGGTGGCCTGCCGGTCGAGATCACCCAGACCGATGCCTACTACTTCTCGCCGCAGAAGAATTTCGCCAGCGATGGCGGCCTGTGGCTGGCCATCATGAGCCCGGCGGCGTTGGCGCGGGTCGAGTCCATCGCCGGCTCCGGCCGCTGGGTCCCCGACTTCCTGTCGCTGCCGATCGCGGTGGACAACAGCCTGAAAAACCAGACATACAACACCCCGGCGATCGGCACCCTGGCGCTGATGGCCGAGCAGGTCGACTGGATGCTGGGCAACGGCGGGCTCGAGTGGGCCGTCAAGCGCACGGCCGATTCGTCGCGGCGGTTGTACTCCTGGGCTGAAGAGCGGTCGTACACCACGCCGTTCGTCGCCGACCCCGGCTTGCGGTCTCAGGTGGTCGGCACCGTCGATTTCGCGGACGAGGTCGACGCCGCGGCGGTCGCGAAGGTTTTGCGGGCGAACGGCATCGTCGACGTCGAGCCGTACCGCAAACTCGGCCGCAACCAGTTGCGGGTCGGGATGTTCCCGGCGGTTGACCCCGACGACGTCAGCGCCCTCACGCAATGCGTCGACTGGGTGGTCGAGCGCCTGTAA
- the sepH gene encoding septation protein SepH → MRELKMVGVDAEGKHIICEAGDPGEPFRLAVDDQLKAAVRGDLVPLEQPQLDIQVTNMLSPKEIQAKIRAGASVEQVAAASGSDVARVRRFAHPVLLERARAAELATAAHPVLADGPAVLTLLETVSTALVTRGLEPDRLSWDAWRNEDSRWTVQLAWKAGRSDNIAHFCFAPGAHGGTVTAIDDAAKELVDPNFDRPLRPLARVSHVDFDEPVKPAAAPQEEPAAQEQPVHTRRGKPVIPAWEDVLLGVRSAGQR, encoded by the coding sequence ATGCGGGAACTCAAAATGGTTGGGGTCGATGCCGAGGGCAAACACATCATCTGTGAGGCCGGCGATCCTGGGGAACCGTTCAGGCTCGCCGTCGACGATCAGCTGAAGGCCGCGGTGCGCGGCGACCTCGTGCCGCTGGAACAGCCACAGCTCGACATCCAGGTCACCAACATGTTGAGCCCCAAGGAGATTCAGGCCAAGATCCGGGCCGGCGCGTCCGTCGAGCAGGTGGCCGCGGCGTCGGGCTCCGACGTCGCGCGCGTCCGCCGGTTCGCGCACCCGGTGTTGCTGGAACGTGCTCGGGCCGCAGAGCTGGCGACGGCCGCGCATCCGGTGCTCGCCGACGGCCCCGCGGTGCTCACCCTGCTGGAAACCGTGAGCACCGCCCTGGTGACGCGTGGCCTGGAACCCGACAGGCTCAGCTGGGATGCCTGGCGCAACGAGGACAGCCGCTGGACCGTGCAACTGGCCTGGAAGGCCGGCCGGTCCGACAACATCGCGCACTTCTGCTTTGCTCCCGGGGCGCACGGCGGAACCGTCACGGCTATCGACGATGCGGCCAAGGAGCTGGTCGACCCGAACTTCGACCGTCCGCTGCGGCCGCTCGCGCGGGTGTCCCACGTCGACTTCGATGAGCCGGTGAAGCCCGCCGCCGCTCCGCAAGAGGAGCCCGCTGCGCAAGAGCAGCCGGTGCACACCCGACGGGGCAAGCCGGTCATCCCGGCTTGGGAGGATGTGCTGCTCGGCGTGCGCTCGGCCGGACAGCGCTAG
- a CDS encoding DUF2537 domain-containing protein: MTDDSVPWATGLTVAGFVAAVTGAAIVVLSLGLIRVHPLLAVGLNIVAAGGLAPTLWGWRHKLVLRWFLLGAGIGVAGAWLTLLALTVTR; encoded by the coding sequence GTGACCGACGATTCCGTGCCCTGGGCAACGGGTTTGACGGTTGCCGGGTTCGTCGCCGCAGTGACCGGGGCCGCGATCGTGGTGCTCAGTTTGGGGCTGATCCGGGTGCATCCACTGCTGGCGGTCGGGCTCAACATCGTCGCGGCCGGCGGGCTGGCGCCGACGCTCTGGGGTTGGCGGCACAAGTTGGTGCTGCGCTGGTTTTTGCTGGGCGCCGGAATCGGGGTTGCGGGAGCGTGGCTGACGCTGCTCGCGCTGACGGTGACGCGGTAG
- a CDS encoding RNA methyltransferase: MSEKTDGPNVQDVDDPDDPRLDDFRDLNSVDRRPDLPSGKGLVIAEGVLVVQRMLASRFTPHALLGTERRLAELADDLAGSGVPFYRTSADVMARVVGFHLNRGVLAAARRVPEPGVAELVERARTVAVLEGVNDHENLGSIFRNAAGLGVDAVVFGSGCADPLYRRAVRVSMGHALLVPYARATDWPAELFTLKENGFRLLAMTPQGSACALPEAMAAVRGERVAVLVGAEGPGLTPATLRLSDVRVRIPMARGTDSLNVATAAALAFYERARLGP; the protein is encoded by the coding sequence GTGAGCGAGAAAACCGATGGCCCAAACGTTCAGGACGTTGACGATCCCGACGACCCGCGGCTCGACGATTTCCGCGACCTGAACAGCGTAGATCGTCGTCCCGATTTGCCGTCCGGCAAAGGCCTGGTGATCGCCGAAGGGGTGCTGGTCGTCCAGCGCATGCTCGCGTCCCGGTTCACCCCGCACGCCCTATTGGGGACCGAGCGCCGGCTCGCCGAGCTGGCAGACGACCTCGCGGGTAGCGGCGTGCCGTTCTACCGGACCTCCGCCGACGTCATGGCGCGAGTGGTGGGCTTTCACCTCAATCGTGGCGTGTTGGCCGCCGCCCGCAGGGTGCCGGAGCCGGGCGTGGCCGAGCTGGTCGAGCGCGCCCGGACCGTCGCGGTGCTCGAGGGCGTCAACGACCACGAGAACCTGGGCTCGATCTTTCGCAACGCCGCCGGATTGGGCGTGGACGCGGTGGTGTTCGGCAGCGGCTGCGCTGACCCGCTATACCGGCGCGCCGTCCGGGTCTCCATGGGCCACGCCTTGCTGGTCCCGTACGCACGAGCGACGGACTGGCCCGCCGAGCTGTTCACGCTGAAAGAGAACGGATTTCGGCTGCTGGCGATGACCCCGCAGGGCTCGGCCTGCGCGCTGCCGGAGGCCATGGCGGCGGTGCGCGGCGAACGCGTCGCGGTGCTGGTGGGCGCCGAGGGACCCGGGCTAACGCCGGCCACCCTGCGCTTGAGCGATGTGCGGGTGCGCATCCCGATGGCGCGCGGCACGGACTCCCTGAACGTCGCCACTGCGGCCGCTTTGGCGTTCTACGAGCGGGCTAGGCTCGGGCCGTGA
- a CDS encoding MarR family transcriptional regulator, protein MPDSDARLASDLSLAVMRLARQLRFRNPSSPVSLSQLSALATLANEGPMTPGALAIRERVRPPSMTRVIASLAEMGLVDRAPHPIDGRQVLVSVSASGAELVKATRRARQEWLAKRLATLDDAQRDTLRNAADLMVALVDEGP, encoded by the coding sequence ATGCCTGACAGCGATGCCCGGCTGGCCAGTGACCTGTCGCTGGCGGTCATGCGGCTGGCCCGCCAATTGCGGTTCCGCAACCCGTCATCGCCGGTGTCGTTGTCTCAGCTGTCGGCGCTGGCCACGCTGGCCAATGAGGGCCCGATGACGCCCGGCGCGCTGGCTATTCGCGAACGGGTCCGGCCGCCGTCGATGACCCGGGTGATTGCGTCGCTGGCCGAGATGGGCCTGGTGGACCGAGCCCCGCATCCGATCGACGGCCGGCAGGTGCTGGTCTCGGTTTCCGCGTCCGGCGCCGAGTTGGTCAAGGCGACCCGGCGTGCCCGTCAGGAGTGGCTGGCCAAGCGGCTGGCGACGCTGGACGACGCGCAACGTGACACTCTGCGCAACGCGGCTGACCTGATGGTGGCCCTGGTCGACGAAGGCCCGTGA
- a CDS encoding DUF2530 domain-containing protein, protein MPVEPGPKREAPPLPPALLNAWPFIALGALGWLVAAAAAFFVPSLQSWRPLTLAGLGVGALGTTIFVSQLVAARRGARGAQEGLENYFDHG, encoded by the coding sequence ATGCCCGTTGAACCCGGCCCGAAGCGCGAGGCGCCGCCCCTGCCGCCCGCGCTGCTCAACGCGTGGCCGTTCATCGCCCTTGGCGCGCTCGGCTGGCTGGTCGCTGCGGCCGCCGCCTTCTTCGTGCCGTCCCTGCAGAGCTGGCGCCCGCTGACGCTGGCCGGGCTGGGAGTGGGGGCGCTCGGCACGACCATCTTCGTCTCACAACTCGTGGCGGCCCGCCGCGGCGCGCGAGGGGCACAAGAGGGACTCGAGAACTATTTCGACCACGGCTAG
- a CDS encoding SRPBCC family protein — translation MVAPLLQAQIDINAPVSTVWGLISDLRRMPEWSPQCRWMKTFGPLRQGMRTLNINRRNRMFWPTTSTVVEVIPETKLAFRVDANRTIWSYELQPTGEGTRVIESRHAENGVTAVSNLTVNALFGGTTNFERELLDGMNASLAKIKAAAEKG, via the coding sequence ATGGTAGCCCCACTACTGCAAGCGCAAATCGATATCAACGCACCGGTTTCCACGGTGTGGGGATTGATATCGGACCTTCGGCGGATGCCGGAGTGGAGCCCGCAATGTCGTTGGATGAAGACCTTCGGCCCGCTGCGCCAGGGCATGCGCACCCTCAATATCAATCGTCGTAACCGAATGTTCTGGCCGACCACGTCCACGGTCGTCGAGGTCATCCCGGAGACCAAGCTTGCGTTCCGAGTCGACGCCAACCGGACGATCTGGAGTTACGAGCTGCAACCGACCGGTGAGGGCACGCGAGTCATCGAAAGCCGCCACGCCGAGAACGGCGTGACAGCGGTCTCCAACTTGACCGTGAACGCGCTGTTCGGGGGGACCACCAACTTCGAACGGGAATTGCTCGACGGCATGAACGCCTCGTTGGCCAAGATCAAGGCCGCCGCCGAGAAGGGCTAG